A single region of the Cucumis melo cultivar AY chromosome 3, USDA_Cmelo_AY_1.0, whole genome shotgun sequence genome encodes:
- the LOC103488530 gene encoding 3beta-hydroxysteroid-dehydrogenase/decarboxylase: protein MGSEEKWCVVTGGRGFAARHLVEMLIKYNMFSVRIVDLGSSIELEASEEQGTLGEALRSGRAQYVSADLRDKAQVLKAFEGVEVVFHMAAPNSSINNYKLHYSVNVEGAKNVIDSCVEQNVKRLIYTSSASVVFDGINALINTDESMPYASKHNDFYSATKAEGEALVLKANGTNGLLTCSLRPSGIFGPGDRLLVPSLVANARAGKSKFIIGDGNNTYDFTYVENVGHAHVCAERALAAGGVISERAAGQAYFITNMEPIKFWEFVSLILDGLGYERPRIKIPACIVMPIAHMVNWTYKLLGPYGMPVPQFTPSRIRLLSCCRTFNSSKAKDRLFYTPIVSLQEGIQRTIEAYSHLKAEHEPKREGPSKASIYLRGGTAADILLWKDKRKTLIALIVLMAIYYNFIAPECTMITALSKLLMVALIFLFIHGSLPEKIYGYRVEKLSASCFSLSEERSRSIAITLTSFWNSFVRNFKSLSRGNDWVLLLKVAVSLLALSFIGVVSLQTLYKTVVLFAFTGFFIYEKKEREIDSLCQRFQVWTRSKCSVVGKVSTSKE from the exons ATGGGGAGCGAGGAGAAATGGTGCGTGGTCACGGGAGGGAGAGGCTTCGCCGCACGACATCTCGTTGAAATGCTGATCAAATACAACATGTTTTCCGTTCGAATCGTTGACTTGGGCTCTTCCATTGAATTGGAAGCAAGCGAGGAGCAAGGGACTCTCGGAGAGGCATTGCGTTCTGGTCGTGCTCAGTACGTTTCAGCGGATCTTCGGGACAAAGCTCAAGTGCTCAAAG CGTTCGAAGGAGTGGAGGTTGTTTTCCACATGGCTGCTCCGAATTCATCTATTAACAATTACAAACTTCATTATTCGGTCAACGTTGAAG GAGCTAAGAATGTAATTGATTCTTGTGTCGAGCAAAATGTAAAGCGGCTAATATATACTAGTTCGGCCAGTGTAGTATTTGATGGGATAAATGCACTTATCAATACGGATGAGTCAATGCCCTACGCATCCAAG CATAATGATTTCTACTCTGCTACTAAAGCTGAGGGGGAAGCTTTGGTTCTCAAGGCAAATGGCACAAATGGACTTCTAACGTGCAGCCTAAGGCCCAGTGGCATCTTTGGCCCTGGTGATAGGTTACTGGTTCCATCCCTAGTCGCCAATGCAAGGGCAGGGAAATCCAAG tTCATTATTGGTGATGGCAATAACACCTATGATTTTACTTATGTGGAAAACGTGGGGCATGCCCATGTATGTGCTGAACGAGCTCTAGCTGCAGGAGGTGTAATTTCAGAAAGAGCTGCAGGGCAG GCTTATTTCATAACCAACATGGAACCCATCAAGTTCTGGGAGTTTGTCTCTCTTATTCTGGATGGTCTTGGCTATGAAAG GCCAAGAATAAAGATCCCTGCCTGCATAGTGATGCCAATTGCACATATGGTGAACTGGACTTACAAGCTTTTAGGTCCTTATGGGATGCCTGTCCCACAGTTTACACCTTCCCGTATAAGACTTCTCTCTTGTTGTAGAACTTTTAATTCCTCAAAGGCCAAGGATCGACTTTTCTACACCCCCATTGTTTCACTTCAG GAGGGTATACAAAGGACAATTGAAGCCTACTCCCATTTAAAGGCTGAGCATGAACCTAAAAGAGAAGGGCCATCCAAAGCCTCAATATACCTCAGGGGAGGAACAG CTGCTGACATTTTACTCTGGAAGGATAAAAGGAAGACATTGATAGCATTGATAGTTTTGATGGCTATTTATTATAACTTCATTGCTCCCGAGTGTACCATGATCACTGCACTGTCAAAGCTTCTTATGGTGGCATTGATATTTCTGTTTATTCATGGGAGTTTACCAGAGAAAAT ATATGGATATCGAGTTGAGAAACTTTCCGCATCATGTTTTTCCTTGTCAGAAGAGAGGTCACGAAGCATTGCCATCACTTTAACATCATTTTGGAATTCTTTTGTTAGAAATTTTAAATCTCTTTCCAGAGGGAATGATTGGGTGCTCTTGCTTAAG GTTGCTGTATCACTGTTGGCTCTCAGCTTTATTGGAGTGGTTTCTCTTCAAACTTTATATAAGACAG TGGTTCTATTTGCCTTCACGGGTTTCTTCATATACGAGAAAAAGGAGCGAGAGATTGATTCTTTGTGTCAAAGATTTCAAGTTTGGACGCGAAGCAAATGCAGTGTGGTCGGAAAAGTTTCAACATCAAAAGAATAA
- the LOC103504158 gene encoding ethylene-responsive transcription factor ERF017-like: MNNNLSQTSAAGDTKYRGVRRRKWGKWVAEIRLPNSRDRIWLGSYDSPEKAARAFDAALFCLRGPHAKFNFPEQPLPDILNAHSLTAHQIQEFAAKFANEYDCHQNDVVDDVAPPPTTTTTTTTAEDNCGNSPSSSNYNNVDWSFLDEIHDHHNPNPHSSSNFFPLYNDHFDNILTNDFYQSSTTNNTNDLYDAVSGDDDDTFSNQPFLWNF; this comes from the coding sequence atGAACAATAATCTTTCCCAAACTTCCGCCGCCGGCGACACCAAATACAGAGGTGTACGGCGGCGTAAATGGGGGAAATGGGTTGCGGAAATCCGTCTCCCAAACAGCCGAGACCGTATATGGCTTGGTTCTTACGACTCACCGGAGAAAGCTGCTCGAGCTTTTGATGCTGCTCTTTTCTGCCTCCGTGGTCCTCATGCCAAGTTTAACTTCCCTGAACAACCACTGCCCGACATTCTTAATGCTCATTCACTCACTGCCCATCAGATTCAAGAGTTTGCTGCTAAGTTCGCTAATGAGTATGACTGTCATCAAAACGACGTCGTTGATGATGTAGCTCCTCCACCCACTACTACTACTACCACTACTACTGCTGAGGACAATTGTGGAAATTCACCTTCCTCCTCTAATTATAACAATGTGGATTGGTCCTTCCTTGATGAAATTCACGATCATCACAACCCCAATCCCCATTCTTCTTCCAATTTCTTTCCTCTTTACAATGACCATTTTGATAATATCTTAACCAATGATTTTTATCAATCTTCCACCACCAACAACACCAACGACCTTTACGATGCCGTTTCCGGTGACGACGACGACACTTTCTCCAATCAACCCTTTCTTTGGAACTTTTAA